The stretch of DNA aagatCATAAAAAAgcaaatgaattatatagaaaagcAATAAAtcttataataaaagaagaaagtgatttaaatacatatattattggACAAACACCATTTGTATCTATACCTagaaaaatacaaattttatcatcattcttatattttattgttgATATGtctttatataaagataaacaagaaattcttttaatatataaaaatatgaatgaattAATACAAACAGCTCTTTTTGCATTAGATAATGGATTCTAttatgaaattattaaatcTACACAATCTAATCAAAAAGATCAAATAATTAAAAGatacttttataaaaaagaattacatactgttataaatacattgtgtcaaaatattatatatttaaagcaAATCCAACATGAACATAttcaatatattcatatatataataatttatggacattaattaaaaaattatcacaTATGGAAAGTTGTGTTATTGAAAATCTTGccatatatgaaaatagaaaaataaagtttttagattatttattatttttttacacaaaaaattaaaatatatatatatatatatatatatatatatatattatgttcatttgtttttagttttatttgtttattttatatgaatcttttattattattttatttttttttattattattttatttattttttttttttttttttttgtaatacaaaaaagatctatttcattattcccttttcatttaaacaaaaatatgagGAAAAATATACCAATTACGATAACACCCACTACAATCCAAAcacctaaaaaaaaaaaaaaataataaaataaaaaatacatacacatatatatgcacacatatatatatatatatattgtgtatatattattttttttttttcttcccaCCTGTCCATTTTAAGCCATACATAATCGATGCTGTTGCAGCACCAAACTTTTCATTTATCATCACCCAATCAACATATGTTCTATTTTCAGTTACTGGAGGTAAATAAGGATCTTTATTAGGTTCATCCCTTCCATTACCAACTGGATCAAGCTCAGCCTCagattttattaaaatggaTCCCTCTATTTCTACATTTCCTCTTACTTTATTCTTATGAGCTGGGTGTTTACACGATAGCCaaaatctaaaaaaaaaaaaaaaaaaaaaaaaaaaaatatatatatatatatatatatatatatatatatatatatacatacatacatacatatatatatatttttatttttatatttatatttacataaacTTTTTTATGTTATGCACCACATTTTATACCTGGGTATAGGGTAATAACCCTTCTTCTTGCGTGCCCTATAAAAATGAGCAGACAAATCTAAATTTGCCTCTCCAATAGGCTCATTAGATGATAGTAGAGCATAATTATGAACttgtattttaatatttgtcGCATTAGTTggtattttaatattataaacaaatCTCCAATTAAATATTCCTTTTCCATCTTTACTATTATAATGTGTATCTGTATCTCttatatcttcattatcTTCATCAGTATAAATACATCTAACAAATAAGCTTATAGTTGAATTATCATCCATAGCAGCATTATTTACTTTCCATATTACAAGTCTTAATTGATAATCATCAGGTTCATTGGAACATAAAACTTTTATAGGATTGAGTTGAGCAAATTCTTcattaaatatttcaaaCCAACATCTTAAAGATCCATGAGAAATTGTACtattttctaattttaaAGATCTTAATTCTATTGGCATAATATCATCTATCATTAATTGTCTAATTTTTTGATTAAAATATCTATCTTCCATatctatatatgtatatcctATAATTTCATCTGATAAAGAACCTTGATTCATTATACATACTTGCACAATAGATTCATCAGGAAATGAACATAATAATTGATAACATCTATTAAATTCTGGTTTATATCCTTGCTTTTTTGTATGACCggtatcttttatattatgagaTAAACCTCCTGGAATATTTGTCATTTCATTACTATTTTTtatccatatatatgttgttatATCTGTTGCACCTGATGGTGGATTCAAACCTCTTGCTTGTATAATATATGCCCGTACTACTAAATTACGTGTTAATCTATATTCTCTTACTAAATCATCACATTTCTTTatcatttccttttttaaatacattgtcttttcatcatatacattacatatatatttcaaatatcCAACTGCTTCAGGAACTCCTGAATCTGTACATCTAAAAATCGTTGCTCTTAAATAAGGTAAATCATCTGTATTCATATCTACTTCATATTCATATAACATTTCATCTCTTTGAATTTCTTCTTGTTCATCATCATCTGCTAATGATAATTGAAAATTTAACATATCTTCATTGAATCCATATATGGTTGTAGGTTGCTTTCCATCTATAatcatattattcttttctttattatcatgTTTTCCacctttaaaaaaatttatatcttttaatcGTTTCTTTTTATCACTTGAAATACTATCACATAAAGTTTCTTCTTcgtcattatatatatatgtattctctttttttgttaaatcatttattttaaaacataCATGTTCTAATGTCTCTTCTATACGTACATTAGAAAAATCTGGATCATTGTATGGAACATATTcgttattaatatatttctttatattcttttttctttttttcttttttatatctattacatggttatatttattattaatatgtgtgttattattttgtgtTCTATCATTGTttgttctatatatattttttttttcttttttcttttttcttttttcggCCTCTTTTCTATTATCaccatcatcatcatcataatagctattgttattattatcatcataactattttctttatcatcataataactattttctttatcatcatcataactATTATCCTTATCATCATAACTATTATCCTTATCATCGTAACTATTCTCTTTATCATCATAACTATTCTCTTTATCATCACTATTATCATCCCCATTTATGATCATATTTTCTTCCAAAGTATTCATAGGtatatcattaaatataCCATTTGGCTCTCCCACCTCTTGCATTTCAAAATTATCATTAGAGAATTTCTTTGACATGATTgaactttttttatatatcaatGCACTATTGTAAGATTTCCTATCCATTTCTGCATCTTCTATTAGAACTTCTTCTAGTACATGCAACTTAAATAACTCCACgcattcatttttttcataattatctAGCCATGGAAGTAATGGATTTAGAGTTATATATGCAGTTCCTATTAAaagattattatttgttgCATTTACAGGATAGGAGTTACTAGTTGTAGTTCCTGTGAATCCACTATTCAATATTCTATCTTCTATTCTAACCTCGAGAAAACTATGATGTTGCATTCTTTTAGGTAACATAACAtctaaagaaaaatattttaaaaagttcCAGTTCCCTTCTTTTCCTGATATAACTTTATTAGTAGTTTCATGCCACAAAAATTGAGATGTGTCATCAACATCTCGACCAAAACAAACAGTTACAGAAGGATCTTTTAAAGGTTTAAACATTCGTATGcctattaaaaataaagagacATGTCCAGGTAATGTAGAAGGTCTTATATCATCATAAAATGGATATGTATCATCTAGAACTTTTTCTATAGGTACTAACTCAAAAGCAACAAGTAATTTAgctttacattttttatattgtgaTGATTTTAATGGTATCCATATAGGTGATTTCTTCCATTCAGTTGGTACCTTCATAATAGGAAATGTGGATGATCCTAATaaaatatcatcattatataaaaaggatTTATTTACAGATAAAGCTTCTATAGATATATCAGGAGCTAGATTTAAATTAGTAGGTAATATAACTTGTACTTCATATGCTTCATAATAATTTGGATTCAAAGTATGTAAGATAGTACTTGTTTTAATAACTTGTCCAGCTAATTCGATTTTAATATAAGGATCTGGAAAGGCATTATATCCTTTTGCTGGAAAATGTAATCCTTCATATATTAAAGCACGAAAAAAATATCtagataatttatattctaaTCTTTTAggtctttttttatatgaatgataAGGTATTAAATTAgcaaaaaaagatatattatattcatgtGCATTAGtttcaatatttttcatagAAAACCATTTAggtttattttcatttaataagaGATATTTATATGGAATACGTACATAGCttgttaatttataattatttaagaaATCTGCATCTTCTATTACATCTTctgataaattatttatagaaCCCATTTTATGTAATCCTTGTAATTTATTTCTATCTGCAGattcatattcattatttaatacactgttatataatatgctTCTTCTATTACTAATCCAATCAGTAACAGCTAAATTggattttatataaatatataaaaatatatcatatatttgttcattattattcTGTGGTAAAAATATTCGAAATTCATCTATTCTTCCAACATTTTCGTTTAAAACATAAGATCCAACTTCATTTGGAAGAAGAGGAATGGTTTTAAGTTTATGAGGTCCAAGAGCACAAACACAGACGATGCTATCACCACTTGAATCGTAATTGTTATTGTATCtgcttcttcttttttcgtTAGCACTATTATAAACATTgtacaaattatttttattattattattattattgttgttgctGTTACCTTTGATGGTATCATCATTATTGGTGTACTTATCGTTGTACTTATCGTTGTACTTATCGTTGTACTTATCATTGTAATTATCATTGTATTTATCATTGTAATTATCATTGTAATTATCATTGTAGTCATCATTGTAGTCATCATAGTTccccattttattattttgaactGATAAAATTTCATATATGTCAGCAcagaaaatatattctttgtTAGGAGCATCTACCTCTACTTTAGCTGATTTTATGCATATAGGACCTGGAGAATGAGTTTTGGTAGCGTTTGCACTTAAAAAAATGCGGCCACCATATAAATAGAATTCTTTTAATGTATcatcattaaataaattttgtaCTTTGGTTACAcctaatatatcattaatattaatccCTTGTGTagcatttttaaaaattttttcagCTGCTCCTGAAAAAAGATAATTACCCAAAGGATTTATACCACTagtagtattattattattgttaatattattattattattatttgatgtagtattattaaaatttaattgTATTGATCCGTTTTGTATATATTGACTATTTCTTGgtattatttgattttttggattataataaatattaaaccATCTAGGTATTAATTCTCTTTTTAAGATTTCAAAAAAATCCAGAataatactatatataacaaCACCATTATGTTGTCCATTTATTAATTctacaataatattattatcataacaaGGAGTACAAGTAGGAATATGAATACTTAAATTCCAAACAGGATTAGGATCATTTCTTATAACCTTAGTACATTCTTCAAAACCATTATGAGATACTTTTACATATGGTTCAAGAATATTAGAAAAAAGTGTACTACTACCTATTAATTCAATATCTTGACCTCTAAAGATATTTAAACATAAATCATAATgtgttatatgtatatctaaacctttattattaaaaacatCTTCATTAATATCTGTCTTAACACTATCATTTACAATAGGTATCGAATCACCTGGACCATACACACCAAcagatattaatatataaccaACATCATCTAATGGTAAATCCGGATTTCTTAATTTAACCCATATCCTATATAACCAATGTTGAACTTTTGAATATACAAAACTTAAACCAAATGAACATTTACCTATTAAAGCACTCTGAattgtatatttatgtaatacACATACATCTACACTTGTCCTCGCAAATTTATAATCTGTTAAATCTtgtgaaaaattaaatgatgtATTATATACAACATTTACAGCTTGAGTCTTTTTTGATGTACTCTTCTTCTCATTATTTACTGTCACCTCAATATAAGGATTCGGAATTATTTCTTTCTCATTCGCACTCTCACGAAAACTTAAATCTTTTACTTCATGAATATCAACCTTAATATTGTATTGCGTTTTCTTAGCTATATTGGACATTgcaacaataaaataaaataaatatatacataaatatttatatatatatatatatatatatatatatatattataaatgtttcatatgtacatatacatttttttttaaaatataaatataaaatattcttttttttttatcacatCTTGTACAATGtgtagatataaatatatattatatatatgtatatatatatatgtatattttttttttttttttttttttttgaaaaaaaatacatttaatattacatatatatatataatatatataatatgtttatgtacccttttgtattatatacctttttttaaatatataaaaaagaaaaaaaaaacatgtctagttatataaaaatatatattttttttttgttctaaaTGTGTttgatataacaaatatatgtacatgcatatatataaatatataaatataaatatatacatataaatatatacatatatatattatatatatatttgcaaAGACTTATATGACCATATGATTAATGCACtgcgaaaaaaaaaaaaaaataataaaaaaaattaaataaatgaaaaaaaataagaaataaatatttgatttatcgatttattttataagttacataaaataaaaacaatatttcataaaaaaaaaaaaaaaaaaaaaaaaaaaaaaaaaaattatatattggtaaatcttatatattaccattttaaatttatgaTCTTTACAAATGTGTATcataaatatgatattataaaaatataaacatatataacatatatatatataacatatatataatatatacatttatttatacaagaaatatgttttatttccTTCTTGTTCAAAAGAATGAATTGTGATATGCATCTATTTGTTACTGTTGGATCAACTAATTTTGATGAactaattaaatatattgatgATGAAcagtttcatttttttttaagaaatttAGGGTTCTCATATATGACGATGCAAATAGGTAATGGTACTTATATACCTAaacttatatatacaaatgataataatataaataataataaatttttaaaacaagtaaaatattttacttataaaacaaatttaaataaatattttgacaaggcacattttatattaagtCATTCGGGAGCAGGTACTACATTAGAAtgtttaagaaaaaaaaaaaaaattctcattgttgttaataataaattaatgaaTAATCATCAATCCGAATTTgcaaattatatgtattcatGTAATTATTTAGATATTTGTAATAATCTACAaaatttaaaacaaaatatacatctatctttaaaaaaacacACTTATAATGCATTCCCACTAGCAGATGCCCAACCATTTTTAAAGGATCTAtacaatttaatatataattaaaaagacaatttttttttttttaaatacacaCATATGTATAAGACCATATGACCACATGACTACGTCTTAtcaagaaaaaacaaaaaaaaaaaaaaaaaaaacatgcatatgtataaaatatatttatttaaaaatttttttttttatctcattctgtttaaattaaaaaaaaataaaaataaaaataaaaaaaaaacattaaatcaaaaaataaataaatataaataaataaataaatatatatatatatataatataacaactgaaacaaaacaaatttatataagacgagaaaaaaaaaaaaaaaaattattaaattatataatatgtgcatattaattttatcctTATGtgattaaaattttaaatcataaacaaaaaataggaaaaaataaaacgcaaacatatatatatatatatatatatatatatatatatatatatatatatatgtgtgcatattttaaagaaatttttaataaaaaaaataacatacatatatatattgaaatgcCAAATATGAAGCgccttttcttttaattttcatatatacatactaTATGCTGTACTCTAACAAATATGTCATCAATATAATCCATATTTTATACtttaatattgataaaaacaaattatataatatatcatgcTGCTctgcattatatatataccttatGTAGAAATATGCATCTACCCCCTTTTTCTATACATAttctctttttataatatcttgATCTGATGGATCTTCCTCGTTTGGTATTTTCGATGCTTTGATTATAGCTTTTTCTAACAATTTTGTAGCATCTATATCAGTTGTATCagatttatcatttttaattcttGACCATTTTTGCATTAGCTTCCCTAAAATTTTCATTCCTTCTGCTCGTTTTAATCGTGTTTCAATGTTGACACCTTCATCTCTTATAACCTTATCCGTGGCTTGTCTTACTGTGGATTCAATGTCCCATAAAACTAAAGTGagaacattttttataataactcCTAATGctttattttcttccttATCTATAagtgtgttttttttttcctcttcCTTATTGTCATTTGTATTAGATTCATTcagattatttatattaagattaggatttataatattatttttaggaTCCACTTGATTATcagaatttatattttcattggATCCTTtatatgaagaagaagaattattattattcaaagAATCATTGGATGAagtttttaaattatctttcttttcttttattgaattaattttttcactGTTCAATGAAAAATCTTTTATAGTTACTACAGTATTAAACATAGACTTAGCTGCACTGAATGTATTTCCAATGGTCCTTCCAGCTGCTTGAATATTTGCTACAGTCGCTCCAACACCCCATAATGTAGTTACTTCTGCTATATAAGATGTTGCGACATTTTCATATGTCCATCCTATGGATTCTAATATCGAACTTGAAAATGAAGATTCAAGTAATCCTTTAATTTCAGTTTCCATTTGTTCTTCCCATTTAATATCTCCATCTACATATGGTTGTAATCTATTTCTTAATAATAGAGCCAATTCAACTTCTcttattttttgttctaCTTCCATTTCATTTATCATAACATGATTTGATGATTTTTTATCTTCAATTGACATATTTCCTTCAAAAGCTAGCTGAACAAAAAAAGCTATTCTCAAAGTACCTGTATAATCACTTAATTCTTCTGAACTAAATAACATCATAAAGAAAATAGAAGGATCAATTAATATCATATCTTTAGTTGCATTTAatccatatttattatattgtctTCTTCTTTCATCATCACTTAATACTTGATAtgcttcatttattttttgaaattttaattttgctTCTGGATCATTAGAATTTTTATCTGGATGATATTTTAAAGctaatttataataacttGTTTTTATTTCACTTAATTTAGCTGTcggttttatatttaaagcATCATAATAAGTTGTATCAACACATGTATTACAACAATCGGAAACATTAAAATCGTTCATATTACTATTGCTACTATCACCTcctatttttataacattactttttttagaacctttttttgataatacTTCTTTAGCTTCTTTATCTAAATAATAGCCCTTTTTATATTCGTTATAAATTGGTATATCATAATTAGGTAACCAGTTAGATAACCCTAGttgattaaaaaaattactatctttatttttatttttggacATATTCTTATCATTCCCTTTATCGCacattatatttgtatttgcaTTTGTATTTGTATTTGTATTTGTACTTTCACTTTGTATTTCACTTTCACATTTTTTTTCACTTtcacattttttttcattttcacaTTTTATATCACTTTCACATTTTATTTCACTTTTATTATCCTCCTTttcactatatatattattatattctttattagttttttctttttttttaataaatggaTTGTATTTCTTGGCACATTTCATTTTACTTACATCTTTTTCAAAGACACCATTAGAGGCCTTTATTTCATCACTATTATGTTGACTATTATTAGGTTGATTGATACTATGCTCattcatatcatttttattaggGTTTATAGATGTAGCATTTGTAGATACACTTTTGTTTGAACCCTTTTTACCACTTCTACTATGAAATGTAGTAGATTCGGTGGTCCCATTAAACCAATTAAGGTaatcattaaaaaaattccaatttgacatttttatattatatatatatttttttttttttttttataattatttattatcatataaatatatacacacaaagtatatatttatataataatgttattattatacattttatcATTTCATTTGAAGCTCCCTATTTAATTATGcatcattttttaacaacaaaaaaaaaaaaagaaaaaaaaattataattgagatttatataattataatatatatgtaatatacatttgtataaaaatataatatatttacagatatagaaaaaaatgactACAGTAAAACAtatcaaaaagaaaatagaGTTCTTTtgttcttaatatatatatggatattattacatatatataatatatatatatataatatatatatatattttttttttcatatattcatcatatttatattttattttaattatattattatataaaataaaagcatttcactaaaaaaaaaatatttctatatatataatgaaatatataatatcataaataaatatatatatatatataataaatattatgttatgttatttttttgtttttttttttttttaattttcatcTTATTttgtaatgaaaaaaaaattcagcAAAAACTCacgaataattttattatgaataaaaaaaaatatatatatataataataaacatatattataaaatatttatatatatatatataaaataatatatatatgatataatatttagaagaaatattatattgttaaattcatatattaaataaaataaaaaaaaaaatttatttaatcaATGTAGTAACAACTAACTTTTACTAAAAggcccaaaaaaaaaaaaacgaaaaaaaaaaaaaaaaaaaaaaaaaaaaaaaatatatatatatatgtaatatatatatatatatttatttatttatatatataatatatatagagagaaagcaattattataaaatattttataattattatatttattttaattcttaacatattttatttatttttttatattattctcataaaagagaaaaaataaaaaatatataaatatattatatatatatatatatatatatatattattattattttatttgtttcacTTTACATGATTGTGGATGCGCATGCTTTCTATATATTGAAGATTTTTATGTTcattttactttttaattttataatgatTAAGAATGTTCTTAtaacataatttatatatatatatattataatatgttgtgtttattatgtaaatatatatcattttcttcctttgaaacaaataaaaataaaatagcaAAAAATAAGAGAATGTCTTGTATATTAAACTCAAGTGTACatcttaattttaatttattttttaatttaaaaaaaaaagaaaaaaaaaaaaaaaaaaatttctgtATAAACATATAACCACACTTTCAATGTACAACATGAAACATATGAAaggaaaattatttattttttcaaaaatgaaataaataaataaatatatatatatatataaacatatatatatatatatatatgtagaccTAATGTTTGTATATTCCAAAGATGgttgaaaaaattaacataaaAGAACATTATTTAGTAATATAATAGTAGTTccctctatatatatatatattttaccgTGTACAcctcatttgtattattattattatcacatttTATTCTCCCTAGCTATTGACAAACTTCTCGATTTCAAGAgtctattttttatttttgttgcTAAAGAATCAATAGTAATATTTGttaacattttattatctttattcgATAAAGgatgaataatattttttgttgtatctttttttttttgtaatgaATTTAATTGATCtgttattatataagtaGTGTTATCAggagaaatatttttaatttgttgataatattttttatttatattattatctatagaCAACATATTAGTAGTTTCTTTCATTGAATAATTTCTTTGTATATTTTGAGAattgaaattatttattttttttttatttttcatttcaatttccatattatttgtaacatcgttttctttatatttctcataaatattttgttttctaTGGATTTCTccttttatcatattattatgtaacaTAATTTTCTCACTTGTATGTttcttatcttttttatttgggT from Plasmodium sp. gorilla clade G2 genome assembly, chromosome: 8 encodes:
- a CDS encoding ferlin, putative; translated protein: MSNIAKKTQYNIKVDIHEVKDLSFRESANEKEIIPNPYIEVTVNNEKKSTSKKTQAVNVVYNTSFNFSQDLTDYKFARTSVDVCVLHKYTIQSALIGKCSFGLSFVYSKVQHWLYRIWVKLRNPDLPLDDVGYILISVGVYGPGDSIPIVNDSVKTDINEDVFNNKGLDIHITHYDLCLNIFRGQDIELIGSSTLFSNILEPYVKVSHNGFEECTKVIRNDPNPVWNLSIHIPTCTPCYDNNIIVELINGQHNGVVIYSIILDFFEILKRELIPRWFNIYYNPKNQIIPRNSQYIQNGSIQLNFNNTTSNNNNNNINNNNNTTSGINPLGNYLFSGAAEKIFKNATQGININDILGVTKVQNLFNDDTLKEFYLYGGRIFLSANATKTHSPGPICIKSAKVEVDAPNKEYIFCADIYEILSVQNNKMGNYDDYNDDYNDNYNDNYNDKYNDNYNDKYNDKYNDKYNDKYTNNDDTIKGNSNNNNNNNNKNNLYNVYNSANEKRRSRYNNNYDSSGDSIVCVCALGPHKLKTIPLLPNEVGSYVLNENVGRIDEFRIFLPQNNNEQIYDIFLYIYIKSNLAVTDWISNRRSILYNSVLNNEYESADRNKLQGLHKMGSINNLSEDVIEDADFLNNYKLTSYVRIPYKYLLLNENKPKWFSMKNIETNAHEYNISFFANLIPYHSYKKRPKRLEYKLSRYFFRALIYEGLHFPAKGYNAFPDPYIKIELAGQVIKTSTILHTLNPNYYEAYEVQVILPTNLNLAPDISIEALSVNKSFLYNDDILLGSSTFPIMKVPTEWKKSPIWIPLKSSQYKKCKAKLLVAFELVPIEKVLDDTYPFYDDIRPSTLPGHVSLFLIGIRMFKPLKDPSVTVCFGRDVDDTSQFLWHETTNKVISGKEGNWNFLKYFSLDVMLPKRMQHHSFLEVRIEDRILNSGFTGTTTSNSYPVNATNNNLLIGTAYITLNPLLPWLDNYEKNECVELFKLHVLEEVLIEDAEMDRKSYNSALIYKKSSIMSKKFSNDNFEMQEVGEPNGIFNDIPMNTLEENMIINGDDNSDDKENSYDDKENSYDDKDNSYDDKDNSYDDDKENSYYDDKENSYDDNNNNSYYDDDDGDNRKEAEKRKKKKEKKNIYRTNNDRTQNNNTHINNKYNHVIDIKKKKRKKNIKKYINNEYVPYNDPDFSNVRIEETLEHVCFKINDLTKKENTYIYNDEEETLCDSISSDKKKRLKDINFFKGGKHDNKEKNNMIIDGKQPTTIYGFNEDMLNFQLSLADDDEQEEIQRDEMLYEYEVDMNTDDLPYLRATIFRCTDSGVPEAVGYLKYICNVYDEKTMYLKKEMIKKCDDLVREYRLTRNLVVRAYIIQARGLNPPSGATDITTYIWIKNSNEMTNIPGGLSHNIKDTGHTKKQGYKPEFNRCYQLLCSFPDESIVQVCIMNQGSLSDEIIGYTYIDMEDRYFNQKIRQLMIDDIMPIELRSLKLENSTISHGSLRCWFEIFNEEFAQLNPIKVLCSNEPDDYQLRLVIWKVNNAAMDDNSTISLFVRCIYTDEDNEDIRDTDTHYNSKDGKGIFNWRFVYNIKIPTNATNIKIQVHNYALLSSNEPIGEANLDLSAHFYRARKKKGYYPIPRFWLSCKHPAHKNKVRGNVEIEGSILIKSEAELDPVGNGRDEPNKDPYLPPVTENRTYVDWVMINEKFGAATASIMYGLKWTGVWIVVGVIVIGIFFLIFLFK
- a CDS encoding glycosyltransferase family 28 protein, putative, producing MNCDMHLFVTVGSTNFDELIKYIDDEQFHFFLRNLGFSYMTMQIGNGTYIPKLIYTNDNNINNNKFLKQVKYFTYKTNLNKYFDKAHFILSHSGAGTTLECLRKKKKILIVVNNKLMNNHQSEFANYMYSCNYLDICNNLQNLKQNIHLSLKKHTYNAFPLADAQPFLKDLYNLIYN
- a CDS encoding DnaJ protein, putative — protein: MSNWNFFNDYLNWFNGTTESTTFHSRSGKKGSNKSVSTNATSINPNKNDMNEHSINQPNNSQHNSDEIKASNGVFEKDVSKMKCAKKYNPFIKKKEKTNKEYNNIYSEKEDNKSEIKCESDIKCENEKKCESEKKCESEIQSESTNTNTNTNANTNIMCDKGNDKNMSKNKNKDSNFFNQLGLSNWLPNYDIPIYNEYKKGYYLDKEAKEVLSKKGSKKSNVIKIGGDSSNSNMNDFNVSDCCNTCVDTTYYDALNIKPTAKLSEIKTSYYKLALKYHPDKNSNDPEAKLKFQKINEAYQVLSDDERRRQYNKYGLNATKDMILIDPSIFFMMLFSSEELSDYTGTLRIAFFVQLAFEGNMSIEDKKSSNHVMINEMEVEQKIREVELALLLRNRLQPYVDGDIKWEEQMETEIKGLLESSFSSSILESIGWTYENVATSYIAEVTTLWGVGATVANIQAAGRTIGNTFSAAKSMFNTVVTIKDFSLNSEKINSIKEKKDNLKTSSNDSLNNNNSSSSYKGSNENINSDNQVDPKNNIINPNLNINNLNESNTNDNKEEEKKNTLIDKEENKALGVIIKNVLTLVLWDIESTVRQATDKVIRDEGVNIETRLKRAEGMKILGKLMQKWSRIKNDKSDTTDIDATKLLEKAIIKASKIPNEEDPSDQDIIKREYV